A single Drosophila miranda strain MSH22 chromosome XR, D.miranda_PacBio2.1, whole genome shotgun sequence DNA region contains:
- the LOC108151749 gene encoding uncharacterized protein LOC108151749 isoform X2 has product MACWYLEHLSTKERVILHNGKNTIGRHSTCKIVVTYAYISRKHVEITVSPNEVLVRCLKAPNGVYVNAEEIAQDGAVGVPVREGDTICLGCPIPEKVSRTYAVFRLKKGADDLDQIVILSDSDDSAPLPPLKPAAEIKAESVASDNAAPNSASKETDKGSPTASSSHPILHLPKLPHVKPELVQTARDITNIFGEADEAIIDSVLEINPYLYNHLSKDKQAVPISKLHDGQVIELAEKEDSPDGLPCPKQPDHADSSSMPPPFSPAPSLEKIVEEYDEDMAMSQAVLQEMKEEMALSDGEENFFDTNNNGSRSHGSPLSSINDDDIIVITDSDDDDLCSKVTDWSNKLLSQKANDVLSQAYPMADSDAEDDFQSQMKFRNLPKALRMVDSSDEESDLLAPLFPKCSKPLRIDSSSDESDTSTPTTRKADSLSSKPSPMRMGANRSNSTADDCQLFTRRQRKDPDDIFQEPDFSPSTSPQKNDYDCKLDDWDFDSVIFGALNDESPNEDLTKKSNIIQGRDEIDLDVSMEVGLMANSNVSMEKADTSGEELKETPSVKKAAAEPAVANKDTKMSRISQRRSTIAASREDLAQTDETKDKSEPEASNKNYTKEKESSVELEVPSKPYEVEKAAVEPAASSKDTKKSRISHRRKPVSGSREDLAGTSIEKTKDKVESVVSNENHAKTKGSSMEKEVPSKRKEVPKVEPAVSHKKSRISQRRSTIAVSREEFLAASGEDPKETPVEKTEVQVESAVSNKNDAKAKGSSVEKRKEASKVEHEEFLAASGEEPKETPSVDQGKVEPEVSNRSKENEPPPMPHQEFPPKREPNARLRSRATSCYYERPQDEPDLVATIVNGMDVRLIRGPEVVEAPSLPKCRGKLRGVSAVPKDKVLDRQRFLDYQVDMNAKWKEKPKPKKTVDDETKDKRREALKKLSEKKPVESTSEQSVNGKRKATTTVPKVSNYNRGAFLTVGIDGPPPSKIPSMDLPKPNRSRRATIDVESFSQQIQATDFLPRRIGRPPERKEAEYARNQRTCNRVTFASMEKDMEDKLRLQKISKRVRFSDKVQIKFIEGRRTAQGCRGTHGVHGKKDTELLFSSTYAERRERWARTQVNDLTSHFETILKWANQWLKLRSVDAVANADVLKPIALEFETVKQYKEIFVPLMKLELLTTIEREYKVGRESYEVCLQFPVEEKNSFYCLTTRVFTKPTGKYMLYTLSSGDKLKETFANLREQGTKNGHELVFEILKDGISLETFEGIKLLTARPVVDSLRVELGVLQAVDQLSRSPLHRKIIKPAEMLKNAHIPSYGTPFVFKGFAKLNPHQEDVCSSTYQRVIDDVKPSITLIQGPPGTGKSMVIANISFQCLYGKAVIKRDRKILICAHSNTAVDSIVYRLHNVRENFNEKDRFHMLRYGLYEKMNTLSRQYSLENKYQSARAHKRDRLTPENRAILKERHLALQVELNLMKIRNLDGTWLFDRYQEMTKQLLDWEEQLNPRLTHREEYDIAHSLIKEANIVCTTLSSCVKLGSFINYFDICLIDEATQCTEPWTLLPMRFGIPHLVLVGDTQQLPAVVLSQKAVDFGLSKSMFDRIQRSLEKQQGVQPNGHLSVHTKLFSLTTQYRMHPEICKWPNRYFYEDRLVNGQGLDMFLDSPLIPYSVINLGFTSDTSDPKTRSIRNEEEARFVAKLLAEMENHLPSKVYLYGLISPYSSQCHTLSQVIPSHMKIMPPHTVDAYQGMESDVVVISNARTRGTGFLSNYQRLNVAVTRPRRCLIICGNFNDLQSVPMWKNLLGDARKRGVYFDLKREDVANLKESLMSKLLVKTQEKANKDNL; this is encoded by the exons ATGGCCTGTTGGTACTTGGAGCACCTAAGTACTAAGGAGCGAGTGATCCTTCATAATGGAAAGAACACAATTGGACGCCACTCGACCTGCAAGATTGTCGTaacatatgcatatatatcTAGGAAGCATGTCGAGATTACAGTTAGTCCGAATGAAGTCTTAGTCAGGTGCTTG AAAGCTCCGAATGGTGTATATGTGAATGCCGAGGAAATTGCACAAGATGGCGCGGTTGGCGTGCCTGTACGCGAGGGGGATACAATCTGCCTGGGTTGTCCAATTCCGGAGAAGGTATCGAGAACATATGCCGTTTTCAGGTTAAAGAAAGGAGCGGACGATTTGGACCAAATTGTAATATTAAGCGATTCAGATGACTCAGCTCCTTTGCCGCCTCTAAAGCCTGCTGCTGAAATCAAAGCGGAATCTGTCGCAAGCGATAATGCTGCCCCAAATTCTGCTAGCAAAGAGACGGATAAGGGGAGTCCAACTGCATCCAGTTCACATCCGATCCTTCACTTGCCGAAGTTACCACACGTTAAACCAGAGTTGGTACAGACGGCAAGAGATATTACAAACATATTTGGAGAGGCAGATGAGGCCATTATTGACAGTGTTCTGGAGATAAATCCGTATTTGTACAATCATTTGTCCAAAGATAAGCAAGCAGTTCCAATCTCAAAGCTACACGATGGTCAAGTCATTGAGCTGGCTGAGAAGGAGGATAGCCCGGATGGTCTGCCCTGTCCTAAGCAGCCCGACCAcgcggacagcagcagcatgccTCCGCCTTTTTCGCCTGCCCCGTCATTGGAGAAAATCGTTGAGGAGTACGATGAGGACATGGCCATGTCCCAGGCGGTTCTGCAAGAGATGAAGGAGGAGATGGCATTGAGCGATGGCGAGGAAAACTTTTTTGATACAAATAACAATGGAAGCCGCTCCCACGGTTCACCCTTGTCTTCCATTAATGACGATGACATCATTGTGATCACCGACAGCGATGATGATGACCTATGCAGCAAGGTGACCGACTGGTCCAACAAGCTCCTCAGCCAGAAAGCAAACGACGTCTTGTCACAGGCGTATCCCATGGCCGATTCTGATGCGGAGGATGATTTTCAATCTCAAATGAAATTCCGAAACCTACCGAAGGCGCTTCGCATGGTCGATTCCAGCGATGAGGAATCCGATCTGCTTGCCCCTCTCTTTCCCAAATGCTCCAAGCCACTCCGCATTGATTCCAGCTCGGATGAGAGTGATACTTCCACCCCCACCACCCGTAAAG CGGACAGCCTATCGTCAAAGCCATCTCCCATGCGCATGGGCGCGAATCGCTCCAACTCCACCGCAGATGATTGCCAATTGTTCACGCGGCGCCAGCGAAAAGATCCGGACGACATCTTTCAGGAGCCAGACTTTTCTCCATCTACATCTCCACAGAAGAATGATTATGATTGTAAGCTAGATGACTGGGATTTTGATAGCGTGATCTTTGGAGCCTTGAATGACGAGTCCCCCAATGAAGATCTAACCAAGAAGTCCAACATAATCCAGGGCAGAGATGAAATAGATTTAGATGTTTCTATGGAGGTTGGGCTGATGGCTAACTCAAACGTATCAATG GAGAAAGCAGACACTTCTGGGGAGGAGCTAAAGGAAACTCCGTCAGTAAAGAAAGCCGCTGCGGAGCCTGCAGTTGCCAACAAAGATACCAAAATGTCCAGAATCTCCCAAAGACGATCAACCATAGCAGCCTCTCGCGAAGACTTGGCTCAAACGGATGAAACCAAAGATAAATCGGAACCTGAAGCTTCCAACAAAAACTACACAAAGGAAAAAGAGTCTTCTGTAGAGTTAGAGGTGCCATCTAAACCATATGAAGTGGAGAAAGCTGCAGTTGAGCCTGCAGCTTCCAGTAAGGATACCAAGAAGTCTAGAATCTCCCATCGACGAAAACCCGTGTCAGGCTCTCGCGAAGACTTGGCTGGCACTTCTATAGAGAAAACCAAAGATAAAGTGGAGTCTGTAGTTTCAAACGAAAATCACGCAAAGACGAAGGGGTCATCCATGGAAAAAGAGGTGCCATCCAAACGAAAGGAAGTTCCTAAAGTGGAGCCTGCAGTTTCACACAAAAAGTCCAGAATTTCTCAGCGCCGATCAACCATAGCCGTCTCTCGCGAAGAGTTTCTTGCCGCTTCTGGGGAGGATCCCAAAGAAACTCCTGTAGAGAAAACCGAAGTTCAAGTGGAGTCGGCAGTTTCCAACAAAAATGACGCGAAGGCGAAGGGATCTTCTGTGGAAAAACGAAAGGAGGCTTCTAAGGTGGAGCATGAAGAGTTTCTTGCCGCTTCTGGAGAAGAACCAAAAGAAACTCCTTCAGTAGATCAGGGCAAAGTGGAGCCTGAAGTTTCCAATAGGTCGAAAGAAAATGAGCCACCACCTATGCCACACCAGGAATTTCCTCCGAAAAGAGAGCCCAATGCACGACTTCGCAGCCGTGCCACTTCGTGCTACTACGAAAGACCCCAAGACGAGCCAGATTTGGTGGCCACCATTGTCAACGGCATGGACGTGAGGCTGATTAGGGGACCAGAAGTGGTTGAGGCTCCTTCGTTGCCAAAGTGTCGCGGCAAGCTGCGCGGCGTTTCGGCTGTGCCCAAAGATAAGGTTTTGGACCGCCAGCGATTCCTTGACTATCAGGTCGATATGAATGCCAAATGGAAGGAGAAGCCCAAACCGAAGAAAACGGTAGATGACGAAACGAAGGACAAGCGTCGTGAGGCGCTCAAAAAACTGTCTGAAAAGAAGCCAGTCGAGAGCACTTCCGAGCAATCGGTCAACGGAAAGAGAAAAGCCACAACCACTGTGCCAAAAGTAAGCAATTACAATCGTGGTGCTTTCCTCACCGTGGGCATCGATGGACCGCCGCCCTCAAAGATTCCCAGCATGGACCTGCCCAAGCCAAATAGGAGCCGACGTGCCACTATTGACGTTGAAAGTTTTTCACAGCAGATTCAGGCTACAGATTTTCTGCCCAGGCGAATCGGCCGTCCGCCAGAGCGTAAGGAGGCCGAGTATGCAAGAAATCAGCGAACATGCAATCGCGTCACCTTCGCCAGCATGGAGAAGGATATGGAGGATAAGTTGAGGCTCCAGAAAATTTCGAAACGAGTGCGATTCAGCGACAAGGTTCAGATCAAATTTATCGAAGGTAGGCGTACGGCACAAGGCTGCCGCGGAACGCACGGAGTGCACGGAAAAAAGGACACTGAGCTGCTATTCTCCAGCACGTATGCCGAGAGACGTGAACGCTGGGCGCGCACTCAGGTGAACGATCTAACGTCCCACTTCGAGACCATCCTCAAGTGGGCAAATCAATGGCTGAAGCTGCGGAGTGTGGATGCCGTGGCCAATGCAGATGTTCTGAAGCCCATAGCCCTCGAGTTCGAGACCGTCAAGCAGTACAAGGA AATCTTTGTGCCATTGATGAAACTCGAGTTGTTGACCACAATAGAAAGGGAATACAAAGTGGGGAGGGAGTCATATGAGGTCTGCCTGCAGTTTCCTGTTGAGGAAAAGAATTCATTTTACTGCCTGACTACGCGAG TGTTCACTAAACCGACAGGAAAGTATATGCTCTACACTCTATCGAGTGGCGACAAGCTCAAGGAGACGTTTGCTAACCTTCGGGAGCAAGGAACAAAAAATG GCCATGAACTGGTTTTCGAAATCTTAAAAGATGGCATTTCTCTTGAGACATTTGAGGGGATAAAACTCTTGACTGCCCGCCCTGTGGTAGACAGCTTGAGAGTGGAGCTGGGCGTCCTGCAAGCTGTCGATCAGTTGTCACGCTCGCCACTCCATCGAAAGATTATCAAGCCCGCCGAAATGCTGAAGAATGCCCATATACCCAGCTATGGAACACCATTTGTTTTTAAGGGTTTCGCCAAGCTCAACCCTCACCAGGAGGATGTCTGCTCAAGCACGTATCAACGTGTCATAGACGATGTAAAGCCAAGCATTACGCTTATTCAGGGTCCCCCAGGCACCGGCAAATCCATGGTGATTGCGAACATCAGCTTCCAGTGTCTGTATGGAAAGGCGGTCATAAAAAGGGACCGCAAGATACTAATCTGTGCCCACTCCAACACGGCCGTCGATTCAATTGTCTACCGACTGCACAATGTGCGAGAGAACTTCAATGAAAAGGATCGTTTTCATATGCTTCGTTATGGGCTGTACGAAAAGATGAACACTCTGTCGCGCCAGTACTCGCTAGAGAATAAGTACCAGAGCGCCAGGGCTCACAAAAGAGATCGTTTGACGCCCGAAAACAGAGCGATTCTCAAAGAGCGCCACCTTGCGTTGCAAGTGGAGCTAAACTTGATGAAGATTAGGAATCTCGATGGCACCTGGCTGTTCGATAGGTACCAGGAGATGACGAAGCAACTGCTGGACTGGGAAGAGCAGCTCAACCCTCGATTGACACATCGCGAGGAGTACGATATTGCTCACTCTCTTATAAAAGAAGCCAACATTGTGTGCACCACACTCTCCTCGTGCGTGAAGCTGGGCAGTTTTATTAACTACTTTGATATCTGTTTAATTGACGAGGCAACACAATGCACCGAGCCGTGGACCCTGCTGCCGATGCGTTTCGGCATTCCGCACCTGGTGTTGGTGGGCGATACGCAGCAGTTGCCTGCCGTCGTGCTCTCCCAGAAGGCCGTCGACTTCGGTTTGTCTAAATCAATGTTCGATCGCATCCAGCGGAGCCTGGAGAAGCAGCAGGGGGTCCAGCCGAATGGTCATTTGTCCGTCCACACCAAGCTCTTTAGTCTTACCACGCAATACCGCATGCATCCGGAGATCTGTAAGTGGCCGAATCGCTACTTCTACGAGGATCGGCTAGTCAATGGACAGGGCCTTGATATGTTTCTTGATTCGCCCTTGATTCCCTACTCTGTTATCAACTTGGGCTTCACCAGCGACACCAGCGATCCGAAAACTCGGAGCATTAGAAACGAAGAGGAGGCTCGCTTTGTGGCCAAGCTCCTGGCAGAGATGGAAAATCATTTGCCGAGCAAAGTCTACCTCTATGGTTTGATCTCGCCGTACAGCAGCCAATGCCATACCCTGAGCCAAGTCATTCCCAGTCACATGAAGATCATGCCGCCACACACTGTGGATGCCTATCAGGGCATGGAGAGCGATGTGGTCGTCATTTCGAATGCCAGGACACGCGGCACCGGTTTCCTGTCCAACTACCAGAGGCTCAATGTCGCCGTAACCAGGCCCAGGCGCTGTCTAATCATCTGCGGCAATTTCAATGATCTTCAG AGCGTGCCAATGTGGAAGAACCTGCTGGGCGATGCCCGTAAGAGAGGGGTTTACTTTGACTTAAAGCGTGAGGATGTTGCCAATCTAAAAGAGTCTTTGATGAGCAAACTGTTGGTCAAGACCCAAGAGAAGGCTAATAAAGATAATTTATAG